One Lachnospiraceae bacterium C1.1 genomic region harbors:
- a CDS encoding HAMP domain-containing sensor histidine kinase, with protein sequence MSIELNQTKENKSSQCENNAKISKVVYKKVTLSIGIIVFISSIISQVISSAVTYNYLKFTHDEFEQQNISGGAIVTSSIIIFLGILFLACICIGTICSFIIVKLPLKPLSAMIEFINRLSDGDFSARLSLPGKEIGYKPFASVICALNRLAEELENNEMFKSDFINNFSHEFKTPIVSIKGFAKLLKNGNLSEEDKESYLDIIIEESNRLSNLSENVLNLSKLEKQTIQTSNINFNFAELVRRDILMLESKWSSKDISFDIDLDEISYFGDANLLSQICINLIDNAIKFSPKKGDIRISLKRSDSEDHTLVLVVSDNGIGMDKEALARMYDKFYQADHSHSTEGNGLGLTVVKRIVDIYSGSIEVKSAPNEGCSFTVTL encoded by the coding sequence ATGTCAATAGAGCTTAATCAAACAAAGGAAAACAAATCTTCCCAATGTGAAAATAATGCTAAGATATCAAAAGTAGTATACAAAAAAGTAACTCTTTCGATCGGAATAATAGTTTTTATATCATCTATTATTTCCCAGGTAATTTCCTCTGCCGTAACTTATAATTACTTAAAATTCACTCACGATGAATTTGAACAACAAAATATCTCCGGCGGGGCAATAGTTACTTCCTCCATTATAATTTTCCTCGGTATACTCTTCCTTGCCTGTATATGTATAGGCACCATATGCAGCTTTATTATAGTTAAGCTTCCGTTAAAACCCCTGTCGGCCATGATAGAATTCATTAACCGGCTTTCCGACGGAGATTTCTCAGCCAGGCTTTCTCTCCCCGGTAAAGAAATAGGCTATAAACCTTTTGCCAGCGTGATCTGCGCATTGAACCGCCTCGCCGAGGAACTTGAGAACAATGAAATGTTTAAATCCGATTTCATCAATAACTTTTCCCATGAGTTCAAAACCCCTATTGTCTCGATAAAAGGCTTTGCCAAACTCCTGAAAAACGGGAATCTGTCAGAAGAGGATAAAGAAAGCTATCTGGACATAATAATTGAAGAATCCAACCGGCTTTCCAATCTTTCAGAGAATGTCCTTAACTTAAGCAAACTTGAAAAACAAACTATCCAGACCAGTAATATAAATTTCAACTTTGCAGAACTCGTTCGGCGTGATATCCTCATGCTCGAGTCCAAATGGTCCTCAAAAGATATCAGTTTTGATATAGACCTCGATGAAATAAGCTATTTTGGAGATGCCAATCTGTTAAGCCAGATATGCATAAATCTCATCGATAACGCCATAAAATTCTCACCTAAAAAAGGTGATATACGCATAAGTCTGAAGCGGTCCGACAGTGAAGACCATACTTTGGTACTAGTAGTTTCAGATAATGGTATAGGAATGGATAAAGAAGCCTTAGCCCGTATGTATGACAAATTTTATCAGGCAGATCATTCTCATTCCACCGAAGGAAACGGTCTCGGACTCACTGTTGTAAAACGTATTGTTGATATCTATTCCGGATCTATCGAAGTAAAATCAGCCCCCAATGAAGGCTGCAGTTTTACAGTCACATTATAA
- a CDS encoding transglycosylase domain-containing protein, with translation MAKKRRKKKKTYIGTFFSVFFKSLLIVIVLGIIAAGAIGLYFYNKYYKEFDREAKEIVENGSSDDFKKNEPTYFYDKNGDVIAKLRGDGDSTYLSYDEIPENAINAFIAVEDRTFWKNPGYDIQGIARVMIRYLTTRGVEQHGASTITQQLARNVYLSQEVSMRRKVKEILISKYLTKKYTKQEIMEYYVNNVYFANQYYGLEAAAQGYFGKKASQLSLSETAYLCSIPNRPAYYDPIKYPDNALKRRDKILADMLEEDMISKDDYELAVSEKISLKEQTNTELNDYQATFAMDCAVRYLMSLDGFEFRYTYDSDEDYKNYKALYDESYEEEKSSLYSNGYKIYTTLDSEAQDKLQTALDENLAFDDETSDTGAYAFQGAVTAIDNTNGKVIALVGGRTDPSGSSSTYTLNRAYQSYRQPGSSIKPLVVYAPGLEIGYAPGSILENIDVSAAKKLTALQAICLVGDPMTLRKAVEKSQNGCAWSVYANITPKVGLSHITKMEYQNIVPDDYNLATALGGFTNGVTTVEQASGYAALVNHGVYRGQTCLVSVKDNDGNELYVEPEEIQAYTAEAADTMIDIMKGVIKQGTASKMGWYDVSDTEAAGKTGTTNGSKDGWFCGVTPYYSVAVWVGYDSPRELANLYGSSYPAAIWKSAMSSLIEGYQTKEFVLPSKMDDSPKEEKYLPGKEADEELVSGYTVANYRADRESGEAIRAVNAQMTSISPLTDPNAAATVAALYQQCQATLATIKDLNYMAVLINETNAAYATAVSQTGTVVTTPNTGTVTTDITGGNTDTTTAIPETPDALVTQ, from the coding sequence ATGGCTAAAAAGAGAAGAAAGAAAAAGAAAACATATATAGGGACATTTTTCAGCGTATTTTTCAAATCCCTGCTCATAGTGATAGTTCTTGGAATAATTGCTGCAGGCGCTATAGGTCTCTATTTTTACAACAAATATTATAAAGAGTTTGACAGAGAGGCTAAGGAGATCGTTGAAAATGGCTCAAGTGATGATTTTAAGAAAAATGAGCCTACATATTTTTACGATAAGAACGGTGATGTCATTGCAAAGCTCAGGGGAGATGGGGATTCAACCTACCTCTCTTATGATGAGATACCGGAAAACGCTATAAATGCCTTTATTGCGGTAGAGGACAGGACATTCTGGAAAAATCCCGGTTATGATATACAGGGTATCGCGAGAGTAATGATTCGATATTTAACGACCAGGGGAGTCGAGCAGCATGGTGCATCTACCATTACCCAGCAGCTTGCAAGGAATGTATACCTTTCGCAGGAAGTCTCAATGAGAAGAAAGGTAAAGGAAATCCTTATTTCCAAGTATCTTACAAAGAAATATACCAAGCAGGAAATAATGGAATACTATGTAAATAATGTCTACTTTGCAAATCAGTATTATGGACTGGAGGCAGCGGCACAGGGATATTTTGGCAAAAAGGCTTCACAGCTTTCACTTTCTGAAACTGCATATCTCTGTTCGATACCTAACCGTCCGGCATATTATGATCCTATTAAATATCCGGATAATGCCCTTAAAAGAAGAGATAAGATCCTTGCAGACATGCTTGAGGAGGATATGATCTCAAAGGATGATTATGAGCTTGCCGTATCTGAAAAAATAAGCCTGAAAGAGCAGACAAATACTGAGCTCAATGATTATCAGGCGACTTTTGCAATGGATTGCGCTGTAAGATACCTTATGTCTTTGGATGGTTTTGAGTTTAGATACACCTATGATTCTGATGAAGATTATAAGAATTATAAGGCACTTTACGATGAGAGCTACGAGGAAGAGAAATCTTCACTTTATTCTAATGGATATAAGATTTATACAACATTGGACAGTGAGGCTCAGGATAAGCTGCAGACAGCTCTTGATGAGAATCTTGCATTTGATGATGAAACTTCAGATACAGGAGCGTATGCTTTTCAGGGTGCTGTGACAGCTATTGACAATACAAACGGTAAGGTGATCGCATTAGTTGGAGGTAGAACGGATCCTTCAGGTTCTTCCTCTACATATACCTTGAACAGGGCTTATCAGAGCTATCGTCAGCCGGGATCCAGTATAAAGCCGCTTGTAGTTTATGCGCCGGGACTTGAGATCGGTTATGCTCCGGGTTCTATCCTTGAAAATATCGATGTAAGTGCGGCAAAAAAGCTTACGGCTTTACAGGCAATCTGTCTTGTGGGTGATCCGATGACTTTAAGAAAAGCGGTTGAAAAGAGTCAGAACGGCTGCGCATGGTCGGTGTACGCTAATATTACACCGAAGGTTGGACTTTCACATATAACAAAGATGGAATATCAGAATATCGTTCCAGATGATTACAATCTTGCGACGGCACTGGGAGGCTTTACAAATGGTGTAACTACTGTGGAGCAGGCATCAGGATATGCAGCTTTGGTAAATCATGGAGTCTACAGGGGACAAACCTGCCTTGTGTCAGTAAAGGATAATGATGGAAACGAGCTCTATGTCGAGCCGGAGGAAATACAGGCTTATACAGCAGAGGCCGCAGATACAATGATCGACATAATGAAAGGGGTCATTAAACAGGGAACAGCTTCAAAGATGGGCTGGTATGATGTGAGTGATACAGAAGCAGCAGGTAAGACCGGTACAACCAACGGATCAAAGGATGGATGGTTCTGTGGTGTGACACCATATTACAGTGTTGCGGTCTGGGTTGGCTATGATTCACCAAGAGAACTCGCAAATCTCTATGGTTCTTCATATCCGGCTGCAATCTGGAAATCGGCTATGAGCTCACTTATAGAGGGATACCAGACGAAGGAATTTGTTCTTCCGTCTAAGATGGATGATAGTCCGAAGGAGGAAAAATATCTTCCCGGAAAAGAGGCAGATGAAGAACTTGTAAGCGGTTATACGGTAGCAAATTATAGGGCAGACAGAGAGAGCGGAGAAGCAATAAGGGCAGTAAATGCGCAGATGACATCGATCTCTCCGCTGACAGATCCTAACGCAGCAGCAACGGTAGCTGCCCTTTATCAGCAATGTCAGGCAACACTTGCAACGATCAAAGACCTGAATTATATGGCAGTACTGATCAATGAAACTAATGCAGCCTATGCAACTGCAGTTTCTCAAACCGGAACGGTTGTAACAACACCGAATACCGGAACTGTAACAACAGATATTACGGGCGGTAATACAGATACTACTACTGCCATACCTGAAACACCGGATGCACTTGTGACGCAGTAA
- a CDS encoding class B sortase yields MDKRVIARVICLLIAIASFGYIGFYYYQKNHSDEKTTELAKKGGYSFTNEKDPLVVESTVEDKSTGSTTVRKLFVLRQYRSLYQKNPNFAGWIKIDGTEIDYPVMKSRTGNGEYYLDHNFSQEEDRNGTLFMEDNCDIERPSENWIIYGHNMKSGNMFGTLDNYKSESFCKEHPYINFDTIYETGIYEVMFAFQSHVYTEAEIAFKYYQFIDPASEAEFNSGIEQMRADSYYDMGIDVEYGDRLLILSTCDYDESNGRFVVVAVRKDEL; encoded by the coding sequence ATGGACAAAAGGGTGATCGCAAGAGTTATTTGTCTTTTGATAGCTATTGCTTCGTTTGGATATATTGGTTTTTACTATTATCAGAAAAATCACAGTGATGAAAAGACCACTGAACTTGCAAAAAAGGGTGGATACAGCTTTACAAATGAGAAGGATCCGCTTGTTGTGGAATCTACAGTAGAGGACAAGTCAACGGGATCAACAACTGTCCGTAAACTTTTTGTATTGAGACAGTACAGATCTCTTTATCAGAAGAATCCTAATTTTGCCGGTTGGATAAAGATTGACGGTACCGAGATCGACTATCCTGTCATGAAATCAAGAACCGGAAACGGTGAGTATTATCTTGATCACAATTTCAGCCAGGAGGAAGACCGCAACGGAACTTTATTCATGGAGGATAACTGTGATATAGAGAGACCTTCGGAAAACTGGATAATATACGGTCATAACATGAAAAGCGGAAATATGTTCGGGACTCTTGATAATTATAAATCAGAAAGTTTCTGTAAAGAGCATCCGTATATAAATTTTGATACTATATATGAAACCGGGATATATGAAGTAATGTTTGCATTTCAATCGCATGTTTATACAGAAGCGGAGATAGCTTTTAAATATTATCAGTTCATAGATCCGGCATCTGAGGCCGAGTTTAATTCGGGAATAGAGCAGATGAGAGCTGATTCGTATTATGATATGGGTATTGATGTGGAATATGGTGACAGACTGCTGATACTTTCTACCTGCGACTATGATGAGAGCAATGGAAGATTTGTTGTGGTAGCGGTCAGAAAAGACGAGCTTTAA
- a CDS encoding efflux RND transporter periplasmic adaptor subunit — protein sequence MKKAKLSKILAITISLTITATAATGCASPSSSAEATESQEEALVEVETANPGVGNLSISSNFAATVEAASEVIVVPKTSGEVTSKNFEVGDHVNEGDLLFTIDDESAQISLAQAQASVASAQAGVNSSTAAQQASQYSALETLGTMSTTEQQLANAVDSAKASVASAANTLASASETSDYYNDQADDSDDDVSKYKKKRNKLKSLIDDYYAAPGDQKDKVLQGSGYSSIDSLETAYQSYKDKVESAESSKDSNKLQSDTYGYNAATAEQNYYTAQEAQALAEKKQQDYENYTKGTTIAGVQSSLASAQANVDTSKASLEQANASLDSAKLALEYTQVTAPVSGTITDIDIELHNMASSGSQAYVIQSDAKNKIVFYVAEETAKNITVGNEAVVTKNATDYDAVITYVGNTVDSEKKLFKIEASISGSSDLINGSEVRIRTITRESRNALTVPVSAVYYDGEQAYVYLNDNGVAEIRNITVGINGDTEVEVKEGLSADDEVITSYSTQLNEGVKLSATKKNPERSAALTNGGSGTESVSEIRETVSVNDTVSGGQAMSEKETISENSGVAEDSEAEG from the coding sequence TTGAAAAAGGCAAAGCTTTCAAAAATTCTTGCAATTACCATTTCATTAACAATTACAGCAACTGCTGCAACAGGATGTGCATCCCCGTCTTCATCGGCTGAAGCGACTGAATCACAGGAAGAAGCACTGGTTGAAGTAGAAACAGCTAATCCGGGTGTTGGAAACTTAAGCATAAGCTCTAATTTTGCTGCAACGGTTGAGGCTGCAAGTGAGGTTATAGTTGTTCCGAAGACATCAGGAGAGGTTACGAGTAAAAATTTCGAGGTCGGCGATCATGTAAATGAAGGAGACCTTTTATTTACTATTGATGATGAGTCTGCCCAAATAAGCCTTGCACAGGCACAGGCTTCTGTAGCAAGTGCACAGGCCGGTGTTAATTCATCTACGGCAGCACAGCAGGCATCCCAGTACTCGGCACTTGAAACATTGGGAACCATGTCAACAACGGAACAGCAGCTTGCAAATGCCGTGGATTCGGCAAAGGCAAGTGTAGCAAGTGCAGCAAACACTCTGGCATCTGCATCTGAGACTTCGGATTACTATAATGATCAGGCAGATGATTCAGATGATGATGTCAGCAAATACAAAAAAAAGAGAAACAAGCTTAAGTCGCTTATAGATGATTATTATGCTGCACCGGGAGACCAGAAGGATAAAGTGCTTCAGGGATCAGGATACAGCAGTATAGACAGCCTCGAAACTGCATATCAGTCCTATAAGGATAAGGTGGAAAGTGCAGAAAGCTCAAAGGACTCAAATAAACTCCAGAGCGATACATACGGCTATAATGCGGCAACTGCAGAGCAGAACTATTACACGGCACAGGAAGCCCAGGCGCTTGCAGAAAAAAAGCAGCAGGATTACGAAAATTATACAAAAGGCACGACTATAGCAGGAGTACAGTCTTCGCTTGCCAGTGCCCAGGCAAATGTGGACACGTCAAAGGCTTCACTGGAACAGGCTAATGCCAGTCTTGACAGTGCAAAGCTTGCGCTTGAATATACACAGGTGACGGCACCTGTAAGCGGTACGATAACAGATATTGATATTGAGCTGCATAACATGGCATCCTCCGGCAGTCAGGCATATGTGATACAGAGTGATGCAAAAAATAAAATCGTATTTTATGTGGCAGAGGAGACAGCAAAGAATATTACCGTGGGAAATGAAGCTGTAGTTACAAAGAATGCTACTGATTACGATGCGGTGATAACTTATGTAGGAAACACCGTAGACTCTGAAAAGAAGCTCTTCAAGATCGAGGCAAGCATTTCAGGAAGCTCAGACCTTATCAATGGATCTGAGGTAAGGATAAGAACGATCACGAGAGAATCAAGGAATGCACTGACAGTACCTGTAAGTGCTGTATATTACGATGGTGAACAGGCTTATGTATACCTGAATGATAATGGTGTCGCAGAGATAAGAAACATTACGGTAGGAATAAATGGAGATACGGAGGTTGAAGTAAAAGAGGGTCTCAGCGCAGATGATGAGGTGATCACAAGTTATTCAACCCAGCTTAATGAAGGAGTAAAACTCTCAGCAACCAAAAAGAATCCGGAAAGATCAGCTGCATTGACCAATGGAGGATCGGGAACGGAAAGTGTATCTGAAATCAGGGAAACTGTTTCGGTAAATGATACAGTTTCTGGCGGTCAGGCTATGTCAGAAAAAGAGACAATTTCAGAAAACAGTGGAGTTGCTGAAGATTCGGAGGCAGAGGGTTAA
- a CDS encoding response regulator transcription factor encodes MFNILVVEDDKNTRRLMEAVIKSSGYSVYTAENGLNAFDVLDSQQIDLIILDVMMPEMDGYTFLKEFRISDDSTPILMISAKTLPDDIKKGFKLGTDDYMTKPFDEEEMILRINALLRRSKITSEHLLTIDDLILDYDSFTVKRGNEPEIQLPQKEFLLLYKLLSYPGKIFTRLQLMDEFWGMDSESGDSTVTVHINRLRKRFEDYSEFKIETVRGLGYRAVKTNQ; translated from the coding sequence ATGTTCAATATACTTGTTGTTGAAGATGATAAAAATACACGCAGATTAATGGAAGCTGTCATCAAAAGTTCAGGCTATTCTGTTTATACAGCCGAAAACGGGCTGAATGCATTTGACGTTCTTGACAGCCAGCAAATTGACCTGATCATTCTCGATGTAATGATGCCCGAAATGGATGGCTATACTTTCTTAAAAGAATTCAGGATATCAGATGATTCCACACCTATCCTGATGATCAGTGCCAAAACTCTCCCCGATGATATAAAGAAAGGATTTAAGCTCGGAACAGATGATTATATGACAAAACCCTTTGACGAAGAAGAAATGATACTTCGAATAAATGCCCTGCTCCGACGTTCTAAAATAACGAGTGAACATCTCCTGACTATCGATGACCTCATTCTTGACTATGACAGTTTTACTGTAAAGCGCGGAAACGAGCCGGAAATTCAGCTTCCGCAAAAGGAATTTCTCTTATTATATAAGCTGCTCTCCTACCCCGGTAAAATATTCACCCGATTACAGCTTATGGATGAATTCTGGGGAATGGATTCCGAATCCGGAGACAGCACTGTTACCGTACACATCAACAGACTCAGAAAGCGTTTTGAAGACTATAGCGAATTCAAAATCGAAACTGTAAGAGGCTTAGGCTACCGTGCCGTAAAAACAAATCAATAA
- the metA gene encoding homoserine O-succinyltransferase, with protein sequence MPIKVQSNLPAKEQLENENIFVMDEFRSLHQDIRPLQIVILNLMPLKEDTELQLLRCLSNTPLQIDITFLMVKSHKASNTSANHLNTFYVTFDEIKKRKFDGMIITGAPVEKMEYKEVDYWDELCGIFEWTKTNVTSTIHICWGSQAALYYHYGLPKRMLKEKLSGIYPNKVLKRKVPLVRGTDDIFYAPHSRYTEVAAEDIRACDDLDIIAESDIAGVFLCMTKDGKQIFIMGHPEYDRVTLDNEYRRDLDKGIDPQIPVNYYPNNDPKETPILSWRSHSNIIYTNWLNYYVYQATPYKLD encoded by the coding sequence ATGCCGATCAAAGTACAGAGTAACCTTCCGGCGAAAGAACAGCTGGAAAATGAAAATATATTTGTTATGGACGAGTTCCGTTCGCTTCATCAGGATATCCGTCCTCTTCAGATAGTTATATTGAATCTGATGCCGCTTAAGGAAGATACCGAGTTACAGCTTTTAAGGTGCCTTTCAAATACTCCGCTTCAGATAGATATAACTTTTTTGATGGTTAAAAGCCATAAGGCTTCAAATACTTCAGCAAATCATCTCAATACATTTTATGTTACTTTTGATGAAATAAAGAAACGTAAATTTGATGGAATGATCATTACCGGAGCTCCTGTTGAAAAGATGGAGTATAAGGAAGTTGATTACTGGGATGAGTTGTGCGGAATATTTGAATGGACAAAAACGAATGTTACAAGTACGATACATATCTGCTGGGGATCACAGGCAGCACTTTATTACCATTATGGTCTGCCTAAGAGAATGCTTAAGGAAAAGCTTTCGGGAATATATCCCAATAAGGTACTCAAAAGGAAGGTGCCTTTAGTCAGAGGAACTGATGATATTTTCTATGCGCCTCACAGTAGATATACAGAGGTCGCTGCTGAAGATATACGTGCCTGTGATGATCTTGATATTATTGCAGAGTCAGACATTGCAGGAGTTTTTCTATGTATGACTAAGGATGGAAAGCAGATATTCATCATGGGACATCCTGAATATGACAGAGTGACTCTTGATAATGAGTACAGACGTGATCTGGACAAGGGCATAGATCCTCAGATCCCTGTTAATTATTATCCGAATAATGACCCTAAGGAGACACCTATACTTTCCTGGAGGAGTCATTCAAATATAATATATACTAACTGGCTTAACTATTATGTTTACCAGGCAACACCATATAAACTTGATTGA
- a CDS encoding efflux RND transporter permease subunit translates to MNGIVKGALNKPVTVAIAIMGLVLFAVVSISNISLKLMPDMSIPYLVVQATYPGASPEEVDELVIDPINDKVQSITGVSTITSESNENYGYVLMQFEYGTDMDDAYDDVKVAIDGIKNDFPDDVNDPTIMEIDMDSSDDMTLSITSDSKDTDVLSIVENYIEPELNTASALAEVSTTGGDEKYIRVKIIPENLNQYGISLSSVASAISAVNFSMPTGSATYGNQKLNLSTEVKYETIEELEQVPIETDSGELIHIADVAEVKYAVSDKTSLSRYDGKENISIGLKRKQSSTSVELSNQVKKIVSKLQQEYPTLNIEIVSDASDKIMESLQSVATTVIEAVGLAMLVLFVFFGDLKAALIVGSSMPVSLLATVILMNAMDLSLNVVTMNALVLGIGMMTDNAVVVIEMCFRKRDEGMGFINAAYEGTVVVMNSVIGSTVTSVVTYLPLATMEGLSGQMFKQLGFTIVFTLVTSLVAAITLVPVFFNLYKPIEKKNTPVTKIIDVISAFYGKILKKFLKWKKTVVFLSIILLVLTGFLATKLRTELMSGTDEGVVNVTVSFRNNLTLDEMDKVMTQIEQFVDDDEEIDDYTTTITQSSAQGTIAAYVADDVEKTTQEIVDEWNEAFKGFSSQCEISCASGSTTGSGSMSSADSKEYNLVSEDYDKLKKAADEIKEIMLNTNGVTQAKSSLAEAGTKVDIDIDPVMAENMGFTPSSLANQIYLNMEGSTPVEDVMIDGNKYDITVNYPDEYFANVSDVESMTFKNSSGVYVPITEMADIRLASSATTISRKDGKYKAAITATMSSEKKDEITDILEEKVRNIKLDDEVSFATDAVSEMMAEEFASIGMAIVIAFFLVFAVMAIQFESIIYSVLIMLCVPFAAIGSVVLLLIMKEKISMSSLMGILMLAGIVVNNGIILIDMAMQNQRSGMTTYDALIDAGTGRLRPIFITTLTTELAMIPVAFGFAKNSDNMKGMGIVMVGGLIASTILTLLFLPTFFLIIENIRDARKRHKQDRLDKKIEKKDRKSAAKNKTEDIKDKIKENTSQHTPWFRKPDDDDDDDDDI, encoded by the coding sequence ATGAATGGAATAGTAAAGGGAGCACTGAATAAGCCTGTTACTGTTGCAATTGCTATAATGGGTCTGGTGCTGTTTGCAGTTGTTTCGATTTCTAATATTTCGCTTAAACTCATGCCGGATATGTCGATACCCTATCTGGTAGTGCAGGCTACTTATCCCGGGGCATCTCCTGAGGAAGTTGATGAACTCGTTATTGATCCCATAAATGATAAAGTTCAGTCGATCACGGGTGTATCTACAATTACATCGGAATCGAATGAAAACTATGGTTATGTCCTTATGCAGTTCGAGTATGGAACAGATATGGATGATGCCTATGATGACGTAAAGGTTGCGATCGATGGGATAAAGAATGATTTCCCGGATGATGTGAACGACCCTACCATAATGGAGATCGATATGGATTCCTCTGATGATATGACACTGTCGATAACATCGGACTCTAAGGACACAGATGTGCTTTCGATCGTTGAAAACTATATCGAGCCGGAACTCAATACCGCCAGTGCACTTGCAGAGGTTTCCACAACAGGTGGTGATGAAAAATATATACGGGTAAAGATAATCCCGGAAAACCTGAACCAGTACGGAATATCACTTTCCTCAGTAGCGTCAGCAATTTCGGCAGTTAATTTCTCAATGCCTACAGGCTCAGCTACATATGGAAATCAGAAGCTGAATCTTTCGACAGAGGTAAAATATGAGACTATAGAAGAACTGGAACAGGTTCCGATAGAGACTGATTCGGGTGAGCTTATACATATCGCGGATGTAGCAGAGGTTAAATATGCAGTATCAGACAAGACTTCTCTTTCAAGATATGATGGAAAAGAGAACATAAGTATTGGACTTAAGAGAAAGCAGTCTTCAACATCAGTAGAACTTTCAAATCAGGTTAAAAAGATAGTATCAAAGCTTCAGCAGGAATATCCTACGCTTAATATCGAAATTGTTTCCGATGCCTCAGATAAGATCATGGAATCGCTGCAGTCTGTTGCAACTACTGTAATTGAGGCGGTAGGACTTGCAATGCTGGTACTTTTTGTCTTCTTTGGAGATTTAAAAGCAGCACTTATCGTAGGAAGCTCGATGCCTGTCTCTCTGCTGGCAACTGTTATCCTGATGAATGCCATGGATCTTTCGCTTAACGTCGTAACAATGAACGCGCTCGTCCTTGGAATAGGTATGATGACGGATAATGCGGTTGTTGTTATAGAAATGTGTTTCCGAAAACGTGATGAGGGCATGGGATTCATCAATGCGGCGTATGAGGGAACTGTTGTGGTAATGAACTCTGTAATCGGTTCAACAGTAACATCAGTCGTAACATACCTGCCGCTGGCAACAATGGAAGGACTCTCAGGTCAGATGTTCAAGCAGCTTGGATTTACCATCGTATTTACGCTTGTAACATCACTGGTAGCGGCCATAACACTTGTTCCTGTATTCTTTAATTTATATAAGCCTATAGAAAAGAAGAACACACCTGTCACGAAGATCATCGATGTGATCTCTGCATTTTATGGTAAGATACTTAAGAAATTCCTTAAATGGAAAAAAACGGTTGTTTTTCTTTCGATAATACTGCTTGTTCTGACCGGCTTCCTTGCAACAAAGCTCAGAACCGAGCTTATGAGCGGTACTGACGAAGGTGTCGTTAATGTAACGGTATCCTTCAGGAATAACCTTACGCTTGATGAGATGGACAAGGTTATGACCCAGATAGAGCAGTTTGTCGATGATGACGAAGAAATAGACGATTATACGACTACGATAACTCAGTCTTCGGCACAGGGAACTATAGCTGCGTATGTTGCAGATGATGTTGAAAAAACAACCCAGGAGATAGTCGATGAGTGGAATGAGGCGTTCAAGGGATTCTCATCTCAATGTGAGATAAGCTGTGCATCAGGTTCTACAACAGGTTCGGGCTCTATGTCCTCTGCTGACAGCAAGGAATATAATCTTGTCAGTGAGGACTACGATAAGCTTAAAAAGGCAGCAGATGAGATCAAGGAGATAATGCTTAATACAAACGGTGTTACCCAGGCTAAATCTTCACTTGCTGAAGCCGGAACGAAGGTTGATATTGATATCGATCCGGTGATGGCAGAGAATATGGGATTTACACCAAGTAGTCTTGCGAACCAGATATACTTGAACATGGAAGGCTCGACACCGGTTGAAGATGTCATGATAGATGGAAATAAATATGACATAACCGTTAATTATCCTGATGAATATTTCGCCAATGTTTCTGATGTTGAAAGCATGACTTTCAAAAATTCATCGGGAGTATATGTGCCTATAACGGAAATGGCAGATATAAGGCTTGCTTCATCTGCAACTACTATTTCACGAAAGGATGGAAAATATAAGGCAGCAATAACTGCTACAATGTCATCTGAAAAGAAAGATGAAATTACGGATATCCTTGAGGAAAAGGTCAGGAATATAAAACTGGACGATGAGGTCAGCTTTGCTACAGATGCCGTATCGGAAATGATGGCTGAAGAATTTGCATCTATCGGAATGGCAATTGTCATAGCATTTTTCCTGGTATTTGCAGTAATGGCTATACAGTTCGAGTCAATAATATATTCAGTACTTATCATGCTCTGTGTTCCTTTTGCAGCAATAGGTTCTGTAGTACTTCTGCTTATCATGAAGGAGAAGATTTCGATGTCTTCACTCATGGGTATACTGATGCTTGCAGGAATAGTTGTTAATAACGGTATTATCCTTATTGATATGGCGATGCAGAATCAGAGAAGTGGAATGACGACGTATGATGCACTTATAGATGCGGGCACGGGACGACTCAGACCAATATTCATAACTACCCTGACAACAGAGCTTGCCATGATACCTGTGGCATTCGGTTTTGCAAAAAACTCAGATAACATGAAGGGAATGGGAATAGTTATGGTAGGAGGACTTATAGCTTCTACGATCCTCACACTGCTTTTCCTGCCTACATTCTTCCTTATAATTGAGAATATCCGGGATGCCCGCAAGAGACATAAGCAGGACAGATTAGATAAAAAAATAGAAAAGAAAGACAGAAAGTCTGCTGCTAAAAATAAAACAGAAGATATCAAAGATAAAATAAAAGAGAATACAAGTCAGCATACTCCATGGTTCAGAAAACCTGACGACGATGATGACGACGATGATGATATCTGA